One segment of Rhodohalobacter mucosus DNA contains the following:
- a CDS encoding ATP-binding protein yields the protein MDKKKKKNLEESFERIINVGLCVVPYEDLSEIVVPEVMLFGTTIDEKIYSWDDLDAMVKSQYVQMGDMEPSIDRKRLHTRISEDEKHASIIEEVTLTMASPDEVNSILIRCSCIMEYMDNRWKMTHWHASSPVETENDHWHQEEWKREKEKLQALVDQQTADLQGKNRELEIEASIERVRAVAMSMDKPEDMLKVCRVISDQLQQFGVEHIRNVQTVIINEENGTYHNYQYFTPYDQEIVEISKCDETPVVLEMINRMLESPDAFFTTTLKGDDLETFRSYRKQENQFPDPLMDKTESADGHFFSIGPGGLGITLYRTLNDDGLKIFKRFHNVFSLAYRRFRDIELAEAQAREAQIELSLERIRAQVTAMQESSDLLDIVVTMRTEFVNLGHEAHYFWHMRWLPDTYQKAMTSGDGSRIGMVMTLPRHIHGDIEPVADWEKSDEPIYVLSMDTDLAVDYVDKMISLGDFEQVDPQAPTLDDIRQIGGLTFVMARTTHGEIGYSLPGVVPNPPRDAVDTLVRFAGVFDLAYKRFEDLKKAEAQARETQIELALERVRARTMAMQKSEELADVASVLFEQLRELGGNLWGTGFGLCEEKAEEDEFWFANKNGVFPAVSIPNTEDPAHKKMFDGWKKGLEFLSLEGDGNDLKKHYKYMMSLPEVEPFFQKILDEGLSFPEWQQWNAAYFSHGYLLIITLDPYPEPDILKRFARVFDQTYTRFLDLQKAEKQARESQIQLALERVRARTMAMHNSSELGEVASVLFEQIGSLTSAPDRFNIGIINEEKEYVELWITDQKGHQIATKFVAHPKDSPEIEELFRVWKSDATVSVMDIHGERLENYIRYMGGKLGIPFRKDSVKEHRYITSISFSHGLIGITTHQEPDSESIQILKRFGKVFQQTYTRFLDLQKAEHQARESEIQLALERVRSKSMAMHKSEELADLSMELVKQVQALGIETWFCAFNIYDDHPDGSLEWGSNGQGTFPKYRTPREGIFSRYYKAGQRGEKLLINEITEEECPAHYNYLCSLPGVGDQLLKMKDEGISFPTYQIDHVAYFKYGYIIFITFEPVQESHDTFKRFARVFEQSYTRFLDLQKAEDQAREAKIEAVLERVRARSMGMQKSDELIEVVREIGKGAHDLGIQLNYSQIFTDYTHDPKTGINIWVDAEEQNYLEKFHIPYIDHVITNGFYGPLNEGQTFFANQYSKSEKDSYFKLLFEHSDLREIPLERKELIFEASGWTRFTVVLDESSLNFGRYGLDHFTDEEKEIFIRFGKVFGQAYTRFLDLQKAEEQVREAEIQLALERVRAKTMAMKTQTDLFGVVELFGDQLDAVGVRFDDVTIIDGPITKDRDWDLWSHIPGEDGFTRKVHIPYIDTPYFTKTAEAVEEYEKTGNPIQVKSFTKSEKNEFLDHYFKHAPAIPNGITESIYANPGSVIVDAFLKEVTVSLVRWDLEPYTEEELEIFERFAKEFRQTYIRFLDIQKSEEQAREAEIEAALERVRSRSLAMHKPDELQDVVRVVAEELKNTGVILDTGGAVICTYFQDSKDVIHWTATDDSAHPSVPYLLPYFEDELYDEAWESKSRGDDYFAKVFSHDVKNAFFSHAFEHSDYRQLPDEYKKIILDSKNHGIAWAWSENSAIMIPSIQGDLPTEEEKKTLIRFAKVFEQSFIRFLDLQKAEQQAREAEIEASLERVRARSLSMQSTEDIESATIVVFNELSRLGIDMQRCGITLLDDTLIAELWSTTLSRESNKVIDIVTGHIDFRIHPILEKIYWDWKENKSSSSFKMVGDEVQKYYDIIEKQPDYNFPKVDDYPAQQVIQTFNFNEGEIFVFTETELPAEDKKVLHRFSKVFEQTYTRFLDLQKSEAQAREAKIEAALEKVRSRSMGMQSSDELPEVANLLFLEVQGLGIPAWSCGYNILNEDQKTAEAWMSSEGVLQEPFTLRLFGEASFDEMGQFILGDDSMLVQELGDKALEEHYEHMKSFPDLAPTFENIESQGLSLPTYQINHLCKFTHGFLLFITYEPVPEAHSIFKRFTNVFDQTYTRFLDLKKAEKQARESRIEAALERIRSRALAMQSSDELKDVANELRTQMGLLGQKNLEVCAIHLYDLHEDHFESWGAMHPPGNDDKILQSMALFPKTGSLIVEEMMDLYASDETDYVLVNEGEKSKQWLELMKEHAPEIYRHLLKGLADIAAGKLKAFWAMSEFSGGALIMVTYSYPDEDSRNLLRRTARVFGLAYKRFKDLKKAEEQAREAQIENALEKVRSRSLAMQSPDELVDVVQLLREEMGNLGVEELETSSIFIHDQESDSTQCWFTIKNSEDPEKAVTDRIIINLKDTWVGSQMDQFYRSSDNQTSVLMKGEQRREWIQYCEERSEHFETIGFYGESIPDRTYHLYKFSTGFLGAASPGEISDESWDLLRRATGVFSFAYTRFRDLQKAEESARRARQQASLDRVRADISSMRSAEDLNRITPLVWNELKTLGIPFIRCGVFIIHEDEKQVEVYLSKPDGTSLAVMHLPFDSSELASQTVSAWQERSVYTNHWTREEFLSWGRSMIEQGQVPDLKSYQGAEEAPETLHLHFIPFNQGMLYVGSTRPLNNDHISLSESLAKAFSIAYARYEDFVQLEKAKTRIEKALVELKATQEQLVQQEKLASLGQLTAGIAHEIKNPLNFVNNFSDVSIELVEEAREEILAKKTNLRKETDQNPLLRGDGIAEGDARGVSDGAEDRDLPQNPEIDSNSSNKSLNPLSRGDAESGPQMDLILEILDDIESNLRKIHEHGTRADGIVKSMLQHSRGGSGELEPTDLNSLVKEYVNLAFHGMRAGKEPINVEIDLDLDGNAGEIPLINEDFSRVLVNLCNNAFDAMREKEKLTGDGRPVTEKSLRQPTEVGDDTGPGYNPKLTIRTRRSANSVSIEIEDNGPGIPDEIKDKILQPFFTTKKGTQGTGLGLSITNDIIKAHGGLFDLRSSANRGTIFTIKLPA from the coding sequence ATGGATAAGAAGAAGAAAAAAAACCTGGAAGAGTCGTTCGAACGCATCATCAATGTGGGATTGTGTGTCGTTCCCTATGAAGACTTATCCGAGATTGTTGTCCCTGAAGTGATGTTATTTGGCACCACCATCGATGAAAAGATTTACTCATGGGACGATCTGGACGCAATGGTCAAGTCGCAATACGTTCAGATGGGCGACATGGAGCCATCAATCGATCGAAAAAGGCTGCATACACGTATTTCAGAAGATGAAAAACATGCCTCTATCATCGAAGAGGTAACCCTTACCATGGCCTCTCCCGACGAAGTCAACTCCATACTGATACGCTGCAGCTGCATTATGGAATATATGGACAACCGATGGAAAATGACTCATTGGCATGCTTCATCACCGGTTGAAACCGAAAACGATCACTGGCATCAGGAAGAGTGGAAACGGGAAAAAGAAAAGCTGCAGGCACTTGTTGATCAGCAAACCGCCGATCTTCAGGGCAAGAACCGGGAACTGGAAATTGAAGCCTCCATCGAACGGGTGCGTGCAGTGGCAATGAGCATGGATAAACCGGAAGATATGCTGAAGGTTTGCCGGGTTATTTCAGACCAGCTCCAGCAATTTGGTGTGGAGCACATCCGAAACGTTCAAACAGTGATTATAAACGAGGAAAATGGCACCTATCACAACTACCAGTATTTCACACCTTACGATCAGGAGATCGTAGAAATATCGAAATGCGACGAAACCCCGGTGGTCCTTGAAATGATTAACCGGATGCTGGAATCCCCTGATGCCTTTTTTACAACGACTTTAAAAGGTGATGATCTGGAAACTTTTCGATCATACCGTAAACAGGAGAACCAGTTCCCTGATCCTCTTATGGACAAAACCGAATCCGCTGACGGCCATTTTTTCTCCATCGGTCCGGGAGGCCTGGGAATAACCCTCTACCGGACCCTGAATGATGATGGGCTGAAGATTTTCAAACGATTCCACAACGTCTTTTCACTCGCCTATCGCAGATTCCGGGACATTGAGCTGGCGGAAGCCCAGGCTCGTGAAGCGCAAATCGAGCTCTCCCTCGAGCGGATCCGGGCTCAGGTTACCGCCATGCAGGAATCTTCCGACCTGCTCGATATCGTGGTCACCATGCGCACCGAATTTGTAAATCTTGGCCATGAAGCGCACTACTTCTGGCATATGCGCTGGCTGCCGGACACCTATCAGAAAGCGATGACCTCGGGCGACGGATCCCGGATCGGAATGGTGATGACCCTCCCCCGTCACATTCATGGCGACATTGAGCCCGTTGCCGATTGGGAAAAAAGTGATGAGCCAATCTACGTACTGTCCATGGATACCGACCTGGCCGTAGATTACGTAGACAAAATGATCTCACTGGGCGATTTTGAACAGGTGGATCCCCAGGCACCAACGCTTGATGACATTCGGCAGATTGGCGGATTAACATTCGTCATGGCGCGCACCACTCATGGAGAGATCGGGTACAGCCTGCCCGGTGTGGTTCCCAATCCGCCCCGGGATGCGGTCGATACACTGGTCCGTTTTGCGGGTGTTTTTGACCTGGCCTACAAACGATTTGAGGATTTAAAAAAAGCTGAAGCTCAGGCTCGCGAAACACAGATTGAACTGGCTCTGGAACGGGTTCGCGCCCGGACCATGGCCATGCAGAAATCTGAAGAACTTGCGGATGTGGCTTCCGTCTTGTTTGAACAGCTCAGGGAACTGGGCGGAAATCTCTGGGGTACCGGTTTTGGCTTGTGTGAGGAGAAAGCTGAAGAGGATGAGTTCTGGTTTGCCAACAAAAATGGTGTGTTCCCGGCGGTTTCTATCCCAAATACCGAGGATCCTGCACATAAAAAGATGTTCGATGGATGGAAAAAAGGATTGGAGTTTCTCTCTTTAGAAGGAGATGGGAATGACCTCAAAAAACATTATAAGTACATGATGTCCCTTCCGGAGGTCGAACCGTTTTTCCAGAAAATCCTGGATGAGGGTCTCTCCTTTCCCGAGTGGCAACAGTGGAATGCGGCCTACTTTTCTCACGGTTACCTGTTAATTATCACCCTGGATCCCTACCCTGAACCGGATATTTTAAAGAGATTTGCCAGGGTATTTGATCAAACCTACACACGGTTTCTCGACCTCCAAAAAGCTGAAAAACAGGCACGGGAATCTCAGATTCAGCTTGCACTTGAAAGGGTCCGTGCCCGAACGATGGCGATGCATAATAGTTCCGAACTGGGAGAAGTTGCTTCGGTTCTATTTGAACAGATCGGCTCGCTAACCTCTGCACCCGATCGATTCAACATTGGTATTATCAATGAAGAAAAGGAATACGTTGAATTATGGATCACCGATCAAAAAGGTCATCAGATTGCGACAAAGTTTGTAGCACATCCAAAGGATTCTCCGGAGATTGAAGAACTATTTCGGGTGTGGAAAAGCGATGCGACGGTCAGCGTCATGGACATTCACGGAGAAAGACTGGAAAACTACATTCGCTATATGGGCGGTAAATTGGGCATTCCATTTCGAAAAGACAGCGTAAAGGAACATCGATACATCACCAGTATCTCTTTTTCCCACGGATTGATCGGAATCACGACGCATCAGGAACCGGACTCAGAATCCATACAGATACTTAAACGCTTTGGAAAGGTTTTCCAGCAAACCTACACCCGATTTCTCGATCTTCAGAAAGCAGAACATCAGGCACGAGAGTCCGAAATCCAGCTGGCACTGGAACGGGTTCGTTCCAAAAGCATGGCCATGCATAAAAGTGAGGAGCTGGCCGATCTCTCCATGGAGCTGGTAAAGCAGGTGCAGGCTCTGGGAATCGAAACCTGGTTTTGCGCATTCAATATTTATGATGATCATCCGGATGGATCCCTCGAATGGGGCAGCAATGGGCAGGGCACGTTTCCAAAATACCGCACACCTCGAGAAGGAATCTTTTCACGCTATTATAAAGCCGGTCAGCGAGGTGAAAAACTCTTGATCAATGAGATCACCGAAGAGGAATGCCCCGCTCACTACAATTACCTGTGCAGCCTGCCGGGTGTGGGAGATCAGCTGCTCAAGATGAAAGATGAAGGAATCTCTTTCCCAACCTATCAGATTGACCACGTAGCCTACTTTAAATACGGGTATATCATCTTCATCACCTTCGAGCCGGTTCAGGAATCACACGACACGTTCAAACGCTTTGCCCGGGTTTTTGAGCAAAGTTATACACGCTTTCTGGATCTCCAGAAAGCTGAAGATCAGGCCCGCGAAGCAAAGATTGAAGCGGTATTGGAACGGGTCCGGGCACGCTCAATGGGAATGCAAAAAAGTGACGAACTCATCGAGGTTGTCAGAGAAATCGGCAAGGGCGCCCACGATTTGGGGATACAGCTCAACTATTCTCAAATTTTTACCGACTATACTCACGACCCGAAGACGGGAATTAATATCTGGGTGGATGCTGAGGAGCAAAATTACCTCGAAAAATTCCATATTCCTTATATCGACCATGTAATCACAAACGGTTTTTATGGGCCGTTAAATGAAGGACAGACATTTTTTGCCAATCAATACTCAAAGTCAGAGAAAGACAGCTATTTCAAACTGTTGTTTGAACATTCTGATCTGAGGGAGATTCCCCTGGAAAGAAAAGAACTGATTTTTGAGGCATCCGGATGGACACGGTTTACTGTGGTATTGGACGAATCCTCCCTGAATTTTGGCCGGTATGGTCTGGATCATTTCACAGACGAAGAAAAAGAGATTTTCATTCGATTTGGAAAGGTTTTTGGACAAGCCTACACCCGATTCCTGGATCTGCAAAAAGCAGAGGAGCAAGTACGGGAGGCTGAAATTCAGCTAGCACTGGAAAGAGTGAGAGCGAAAACCATGGCCATGAAAACCCAGACAGACCTGTTTGGTGTTGTGGAGTTGTTCGGTGATCAACTGGATGCTGTAGGCGTGAGGTTTGATGATGTGACAATCATTGATGGCCCCATTACAAAAGACAGAGACTGGGACTTGTGGAGTCATATACCGGGTGAAGACGGTTTCACGCGTAAAGTGCACATTCCCTACATCGATACCCCATACTTCACGAAAACAGCTGAGGCTGTAGAGGAATACGAAAAGACCGGCAATCCCATACAGGTTAAATCCTTCACGAAGAGTGAAAAGAATGAATTCCTGGATCACTATTTCAAGCATGCTCCTGCCATACCTAACGGGATTACCGAATCAATTTATGCAAATCCCGGATCGGTCATCGTTGACGCATTTTTGAAAGAGGTAACCGTTTCTCTGGTACGATGGGATCTTGAACCCTATACGGAAGAGGAACTTGAGATATTTGAACGTTTTGCTAAAGAATTCAGGCAAACCTATATCCGCTTCCTCGACATACAAAAATCTGAAGAACAGGCTCGCGAAGCGGAAATTGAAGCGGCCCTGGAACGGGTAAGATCCCGTTCACTTGCGATGCACAAACCCGATGAACTGCAGGACGTAGTGCGGGTAGTAGCTGAAGAATTAAAGAATACAGGTGTCATTCTTGACACGGGCGGTGCTGTAATATGTACATATTTTCAGGACTCTAAAGATGTAATACACTGGACCGCTACCGATGACTCCGCTCATCCATCCGTTCCCTATTTATTACCTTACTTCGAAGATGAATTATATGATGAAGCATGGGAATCCAAAAGCCGGGGAGACGACTATTTTGCGAAAGTATTTTCCCATGATGTAAAAAACGCATTCTTCAGTCATGCCTTTGAGCATTCTGATTACCGTCAGCTGCCCGATGAGTACAAAAAGATCATTTTAGATAGTAAAAACCATGGCATTGCGTGGGCCTGGTCAGAAAACTCGGCTATAATGATTCCCTCTATTCAGGGAGATCTGCCTACGGAAGAAGAAAAGAAAACCCTGATTCGTTTTGCAAAGGTGTTTGAGCAATCGTTTATTCGCTTTCTTGACCTCCAAAAAGCGGAACAGCAGGCACGGGAGGCTGAAATTGAAGCCTCACTTGAACGTGTTCGTGCCAGGAGCTTGTCAATGCAAAGCACTGAAGATATTGAATCTGCAACCATCGTCGTATTCAACGAGCTGAGCAGATTGGGTATTGATATGCAAAGATGCGGGATCACCCTTCTGGATGATACCCTGATCGCAGAACTCTGGTCCACAACCTTATCACGCGAGAGCAACAAAGTCATCGATATCGTTACCGGCCATATTGACTTCAGAATTCATCCAATCCTTGAGAAAATTTACTGGGATTGGAAAGAAAATAAGAGCTCTTCAAGCTTTAAAATGGTAGGAGATGAAGTACAAAAATACTACGACATCATTGAAAAACAGCCGGACTACAATTTTCCAAAAGTAGACGACTATCCAGCTCAACAGGTTATTCAAACATTCAATTTTAATGAAGGAGAGATATTCGTCTTTACCGAAACGGAGTTACCGGCTGAGGATAAAAAAGTGCTGCATAGGTTTTCCAAAGTTTTTGAACAAACCTATACACGCTTCCTTGACCTCCAGAAATCAGAAGCACAGGCCCGGGAAGCAAAAATTGAAGCCGCACTCGAAAAAGTGCGGTCCCGATCCATGGGTATGCAGTCGAGTGATGAGCTGCCCGAAGTGGCCAACCTTCTGTTTTTGGAAGTGCAGGGACTGGGTATCCCCGCCTGGAGCTGCGGATACAATATCCTGAATGAGGATCAAAAAACAGCTGAAGCCTGGATGAGCAGCGAAGGTGTACTACAGGAACCTTTCACTCTTCGATTATTTGGCGAGGCTTCTTTTGATGAAATGGGTCAGTTTATCCTCGGTGATGACAGCATGCTGGTCCAGGAACTTGGCGATAAAGCACTGGAAGAGCATTATGAGCATATGAAATCCTTCCCGGATCTGGCTCCTACGTTTGAAAATATTGAATCACAGGGACTTTCACTACCCACCTATCAGATCAATCATCTGTGCAAGTTTACGCATGGTTTTCTCCTCTTCATCACCTATGAGCCGGTTCCGGAAGCTCACTCTATTTTCAAACGCTTTACGAACGTCTTCGACCAGACCTACACGCGCTTTCTGGATCTAAAAAAAGCAGAGAAACAGGCGAGAGAATCTCGTATTGAAGCGGCTCTGGAGCGAATCCGGTCCAGAGCGTTGGCCATGCAGTCTTCTGACGAATTAAAAGACGTGGCAAATGAGCTTCGCACTCAAATGGGACTGCTCGGCCAGAAAAATCTGGAGGTGTGTGCCATTCATCTGTATGACCTCCATGAGGACCACTTTGAGTCCTGGGGTGCCATGCATCCGCCTGGCAATGATGACAAAATCCTGCAGTCAATGGCTCTTTTCCCGAAAACCGGGAGCCTGATCGTTGAGGAGATGATGGATCTTTATGCCTCGGATGAGACGGATTATGTCCTGGTCAATGAAGGTGAAAAATCAAAGCAGTGGCTTGAACTGATGAAAGAGCATGCTCCGGAGATATACCGGCACCTTTTAAAAGGCTTGGCTGACATTGCCGCAGGCAAATTGAAAGCCTTTTGGGCCATGTCGGAGTTTTCCGGCGGAGCGCTGATCATGGTCACCTACTCCTATCCGGATGAGGATTCCAGAAACCTATTGCGCAGAACAGCGAGGGTGTTCGGCCTTGCCTACAAACGTTTCAAAGATCTTAAGAAAGCTGAAGAACAGGCTCGCGAAGCTCAAATTGAAAATGCGCTGGAGAAAGTACGGTCCAGATCACTAGCCATGCAGAGTCCCGATGAACTGGTTGACGTTGTTCAGCTGCTTCGGGAAGAGATGGGGAACCTGGGCGTGGAAGAACTGGAAACCAGCTCCATTTTTATTCATGACCAGGAAAGTGACAGCACTCAATGCTGGTTTACCATCAAAAACTCTGAGGATCCTGAAAAAGCCGTAACAGATCGGATTATCATCAACCTGAAAGATACCTGGGTTGGCAGCCAGATGGACCAGTTTTACCGGTCATCGGATAATCAGACCTCCGTACTCATGAAAGGCGAGCAGCGCAGGGAATGGATCCAATACTGCGAGGAAAGATCCGAGCATTTTGAGACCATCGGCTTTTACGGGGAGTCCATTCCCGATCGAACCTATCACCTCTACAAATTCTCAACAGGGTTCCTGGGCGCCGCTTCACCCGGTGAAATTTCAGACGAAAGCTGGGACTTGTTGAGACGTGCAACCGGCGTGTTTTCTTTTGCCTACACCCGTTTCAGGGATCTTCAGAAAGCTGAGGAGAGCGCACGCCGGGCCCGGCAGCAGGCATCACTGGACCGTGTGCGGGCCGATATCTCCTCCATGCGTTCGGCCGAAGACCTTAACCGAATCACACCTCTGGTCTGGAATGAGCTGAAGACCCTTGGCATACCCTTTATCCGGTGCGGCGTATTTATCATTCACGAGGATGAAAAACAGGTGGAGGTCTATCTCTCCAAACCCGACGGCACCTCTCTGGCGGTGATGCATCTCCCCTTCGACTCCAGTGAGCTTGCAAGCCAGACTGTAAGCGCCTGGCAAGAAAGAAGTGTATATACCAATCATTGGACACGGGAAGAGTTTCTCAGCTGGGGACGGTCGATGATTGAGCAGGGACAAGTCCCGGACCTGAAATCGTATCAGGGCGCAGAAGAAGCCCCGGAAACCCTGCATCTGCACTTTATCCCATTTAATCAGGGAATGCTTTATGTCGGTTCGACCCGACCGCTCAACAATGATCATATCAGCCTCTCAGAATCGCTTGCCAAAGCTTTCTCCATCGCCTATGCACGGTACGAAGATTTTGTACAGCTGGAGAAAGCGAAAACCCGAATTGAAAAAGCTCTCGTCGAACTCAAGGCTACGCAGGAACAGCTCGTACAGCAGGAAAAACTCGCCTCGCTTGGCCAGCTCACCGCCGGCATCGCGCACGAGATCAAGAACCCGCTCAATTTTGTGAATAATTTCTCGGATGTGAGTATTGAGCTGGTTGAGGAAGCGAGGGAGGAGATTTTGGCAAAGAAGACAAATTTAAGAAAGGAGACGGACCAAAATCCCCTCTTGAGAGGGGACGGCATTGCCGAAGGCGATGCCAGGGGTGTGTCTGATGGGGCTGAGGATCGTGACCTACCACAAAATCCTGAAATTGATTCAAATTCGTCGAACAAATCCCTCAATCCCCTCTCAAGAGGGGATGCTGAATCCGGCCCCCAAATGGATCTTATCCTCGAAATCCTGGACGACATCGAATCCAACCTTCGCAAAATCCATGAACATGGCACACGGGCCGACGGCATCGTCAAATCGATGCTTCAGCACAGCCGGGGCGGATCCGGAGAGTTGGAACCAACTGATCTCAACTCCCTGGTAAAAGAGTATGTAAACCTGGCGTTTCACGGTATGAGGGCCGGCAAAGAGCCGATCAATGTGGAAATCGATCTCGATCTGGATGGGAATGCAGGTGAAATCCCTCTGATTAATGAAGATTTTTCACGTGTACTTGTAAATCTCTGTAACAATGCATTTGATGCGATGAGGGAGAAGGAAAAGCTGACCGGCGACGGAAGACCGGTGACGGAAAAGTCCCTCCGTCAGCCGACGGAGGTGGGGGATGACACTGGGCCTGGCTACAACCCCAAACTCACTATTCGCACACGAAGATCAGCCAACTCCGTCTCCATCGAAATCGAAGACAACGGTCCCGGTATTCCCGACGAGATCAAGGACAAAATCCTGCAGCCGTTTTTTACCACGAAGAAAGGCACTCAGGGTACCGGGCTGGGGCTCTCAATCACCAATGATATTATAAAAGCACATGGAGGATTATTTGACTTGCGTTCCTCAGCGAACAGAGGTACAATATTCACAATCAAACTACCTGCATGA
- a CDS encoding FIST signal transduction protein yields MKSISIHGTSPDEIRSALKQCLSNGFSPTLAFVFMSIKQDRKKVRQLLGQHNIDIFGVTSCGEFINNHQSEGEIVIMLLDLDRDTYSVLFEDIGNRTIESAANMLAEKSLQTFSNPCLILCSTGVTDNGEFFDGMTLVHSLEQALGPERIFFGGMAGDDMSLTGTRVFSNESETDYGIIAAVLNADRVSLTGMAITGWQPMGISRKVTKSEGKLLYTIDDKPAVEMYLKYLGKADMANNREFELLDELSFSYPFIVERDESGETLIKSPISIDHDERALVMDIEMQEGDVFCFSMPPDLDISQRIIDEAEQIKSEMNADRADSLLIFSCAGRPPVLGPLVTIENEGLTNVWNSPMAGFFTYGEFGRVKNGRQHFHSTACCWVALNEKT; encoded by the coding sequence ATGAAATCAATATCCATCCATGGCACCTCTCCAGATGAAATCCGTTCCGCATTGAAACAATGCCTGTCTAATGGATTTTCACCCACGCTGGCATTTGTTTTTATGTCCATTAAACAAGACAGAAAAAAAGTCAGGCAGCTGCTTGGTCAGCACAACATTGACATTTTTGGGGTTACGTCATGCGGTGAATTTATAAATAATCATCAAAGTGAAGGCGAAATTGTGATCATGCTCCTGGATCTGGACCGGGACACCTATTCAGTTCTTTTTGAGGATATTGGCAACAGAACGATTGAGAGTGCAGCCAACATGTTGGCCGAAAAATCCCTGCAGACATTTTCCAATCCATGCCTGATTCTTTGCAGTACAGGCGTAACCGATAATGGGGAATTTTTTGACGGAATGACACTGGTTCACAGCCTGGAACAGGCGCTTGGTCCGGAACGAATCTTCTTTGGCGGGATGGCCGGAGATGATATGAGCTTGACGGGTACGCGGGTGTTCTCAAATGAGAGTGAAACAGACTACGGTATCATTGCCGCCGTACTGAATGCGGACCGCGTGTCGTTGACCGGAATGGCTATAACCGGCTGGCAGCCTATGGGTATTTCCAGGAAAGTGACAAAGAGTGAGGGGAAATTACTATATACCATAGATGATAAGCCCGCTGTTGAGATGTATCTCAAATACCTGGGTAAAGCCGATATGGCGAATAACCGTGAATTTGAGTTGTTGGATGAACTTTCATTCAGCTATCCCTTTATTGTTGAGCGTGACGAAAGCGGTGAAACGCTGATTAAATCACCCATAAGTATTGATCACGATGAACGTGCACTGGTCATGGATATAGAGATGCAGGAAGGAGACGTATTTTGCTTTTCCATGCCTCCGGATCTGGATATCTCCCAAAGGATTATAGATGAAGCTGAACAAATAAAAAGTGAAATGAATGCAGATCGTGCAGATTCCTTGCTTATATTTTCCTGTGCCGGAAGACCCCCCGTTCTCGGTCCGCTTGTAACAATAGAGAATGAAGGCCTGACAAATGTATGGAATAGTCCTATGGCGGGTTTCTTTACCTATGGAGAATTTGGAAGAGTCAAAAATGGGCGCCAGCACTTTCACTCCACTGCATGCTGCTGGGTGGCATTGAATGAGAAGACGTAA
- a CDS encoding DUF6616 family protein, with amino-acid sequence MKVFIELWKAKDAWKNLSMAERQDYVAQIGPVMEDLISRGAVIEAWGMNEDETDYKSEYDFYAITKLPNDEMLKEFQSIVESAGWYDYFEQVNLSGSIMSPNEVIAKMLEL; translated from the coding sequence ATGAAAGTGTTCATTGAACTGTGGAAAGCCAAAGATGCCTGGAAAAATCTGTCAATGGCCGAGCGACAGGATTATGTCGCACAAATAGGTCCTGTGATGGAGGATCTGATCAGCAGAGGGGCTGTCATAGAAGCCTGGGGAATGAACGAAGACGAAACAGATTACAAATCAGAATACGATTTCTATGCGATAACCAAACTGCCCAATGATGAAATGTTGAAAGAATTTCAATCGATTGTAGAGTCTGCAGGATGGTACGACTATTTTGAACAGGTGAATCTGTCCGGATCAATAATGTCGCCCAACGAGGTCATTGCTAAAATGCTGGAACTGTAA